In Wenyingzhuangia fucanilytica, the following are encoded in one genomic region:
- a CDS encoding pyridoxine 5'-phosphate synthase — MAVLSVNVNKIATLRNSRGGDVPNLVQVAKDIEEFGGQGITIHPRPDERHIRYQDAFDLKEIVSTELNIEGNPIPKFKKLVLDVNPEQVTLVPDGDDNITSDAGWDTITHQSFLKDVIAEFKEAGIRTSIFIDTGNPALIEAAATTGADRVELYTEKFAVEYGKGNTGVITEYAEAAKLAKQLGMGVNAGHDLSLKNINFFAKNIPELDEVSIGHALISEALYYGLQNVVNMYLYKLQDIH, encoded by the coding sequence ATGGCGGTATTAAGCGTAAATGTTAATAAAATAGCTACGTTAAGAAATTCAAGAGGGGGTGATGTGCCTAACTTGGTACAGGTAGCAAAGGATATTGAAGAATTTGGAGGGCAAGGAATTACCATTCACCCAAGACCAGATGAACGTCATATTCGTTATCAAGATGCTTTTGACTTAAAAGAAATTGTTAGCACAGAGCTAAATATTGAAGGAAATCCTATTCCAAAGTTTAAAAAATTGGTGTTAGATGTAAATCCAGAACAAGTTACATTGGTGCCAGATGGAGATGATAATATTACTTCTGATGCTGGTTGGGATACCATTACTCATCAATCTTTTTTAAAAGATGTAATTGCAGAATTTAAAGAAGCGGGGATTAGAACATCCATTTTTATTGATACAGGAAATCCTGCGTTGATTGAAGCTGCCGCAACTACAGGAGCAGATAGAGTAGAGTTGTATACAGAAAAATTTGCAGTAGAATACGGAAAAGGAAATACTGGAGTGATTACCGAGTATGCCGAGGCTGCTAAATTGGCTAAGCAATTAGGAATGGGAGTAAATGCAGGTCATGATTTAAGTTTAAAAAACATCAATTTTTTTGCTAAAAATATTCCTGAGTTAGATGAGGTTTCTATTGGGCACGCTTTAATATCAGAAGCATTGTATTACGGTTTGCAAAATGTTGTAAACATGTATTTATATAAATTACAAGACATACATTAA
- a CDS encoding CBS domain-containing protein yields the protein MELINYISKDKISVNNQKTIEKILQIFSTIPYSHIPVVQNKKLVAVISKEDLNTVDNKKQKLAELEYLYEFFFAKQEDTLLEVFSNFAVNNTNLLPITDAENNYIGYLDLNDTLDCFADTEFLSTEGNILLLQKNSHEYSMSEICQIVESNKNTVLGCFITEKTEDQTQITLKVKPININELVQSFRRYDYSIINTLTEDSYLESLKKRSEYFIKYLNI from the coding sequence ATGGAACTTATCAACTACATATCAAAGGACAAAATATCGGTGAATAATCAAAAAACCATAGAAAAAATTCTACAGATTTTTAGCACTATTCCCTACTCTCATATTCCAGTAGTTCAAAACAAAAAGCTAGTGGCTGTTATCTCTAAAGAAGATTTAAATACCGTAGACAACAAAAAACAAAAGCTTGCAGAATTGGAATATTTATACGAATTCTTTTTTGCCAAACAAGAAGACACCTTGCTAGAAGTTTTCTCTAATTTTGCTGTAAACAACACCAATTTACTGCCAATTACTGATGCTGAAAACAATTATATTGGGTATTTAGACCTTAATGACACCTTAGATTGTTTTGCCGATACCGAATTTTTAAGCACAGAAGGAAATATTTTGTTACTACAAAAAAACAGTCACGAATACTCAATGTCTGAAATTTGTCAGATTGTAGAATCAAATAAAAATACTGTTTTAGGATGTTTTATTACAGAAAAAACCGAAGATCAAACACAGATTACACTAAAAGTTAAGCCCATCAATATTAACGAATTGGTACAATCTTTTAGAAGGTATGATTATAGTATTATCAACACCCTAACAGAAGATTCCTATTTAGAAAGCTTAAAAAAACGCTCAGAATACTTTATTAAATATTTAAACATCTAA